The nucleotide sequence TTATTACGGTTCCGTAACATTCATTGCTCTTTACTGTTTACCCATTAACACAAAATCGTGGAACTTTCCCCCCAAGACCTTTGGACTCAAGTTCTAGAACGCTTACAGTCTCGTTTATCTCGTCCCGCCTTTGAGACTTGGATCACGACAGCGAAAGTTGAACAGTTGACCGAGAAATATTTGGTCATCTGTGCCGCTAATCCTTTTATTCTCAATCATTTACAAAAAAATTATTTACAAATCATTGCCGATGTTGTCGAGGAAATTCTCGGTTATCCTATAGATATTCAATTAACCGCCGCCCAAGGAGAAAACATTGCTATTATTGGTGAGACAGAAATGTCTGCTTATCATCCCTCAACGTCTTTAGGGGACAATCCTAAGCCTATCAAACTTAACCCTAAATATACCTTTTCTCGCTTTGTCGTCGGGCCGAATAATCGCTTGGCCCATGCGGCTACTTTAGCGGTTGCTGAGTCTCCCGGACGAGAATTTAACCCTTTATTTCTTTGTGGTGGGGTGGGATTGGGAAAAACCCATCTGATGCAAGCCATCGCCCATTATCGCTTAGAGATGTATCCAGATTCTAAAGTGTTTTATGTCTCTACTGAACAGTTTACCAATGATTTAATTGCGGCGATTCGTCAAGACAGTTTACAAAGTTTCCGAGAACATTATCGAACGGCAGATATTTTATTAGTTGACGATATTCAGTTTATTGAGGGCAAAGAATATACTCAAGA is from Gloeothece verrucosa PCC 7822 and encodes:
- the dnaA gene encoding chromosomal replication initiator protein DnaA, encoding MELSPQDLWTQVLERLQSRLSRPAFETWITTAKVEQLTEKYLVICAANPFILNHLQKNYLQIIADVVEEILGYPIDIQLTAAQGENIAIIGETEMSAYHPSTSLGDNPKPIKLNPKYTFSRFVVGPNNRLAHAATLAVAESPGREFNPLFLCGGVGLGKTHLMQAIAHYRLEMYPDSKVFYVSTEQFTNDLIAAIRQDSLQSFREHYRTADILLVDDIQFIEGKEYTQEEFFHTFNTLHEAGKQVVIASDRPPKQIPTLQDRLISRFSMGLIADIQVPDLETRMAILQKKAEYENMRLPREVIEYIATHYTSNIRELEGALIRAITYIAISGLSMTVENLAPVLNPPLERGEVSPEVILNIIAETFHVSVEDLKSNSRRREISLARQIGMYLMRQHTELSLPRIGEEFGGKDHTTVMYSYDKINQLQKKDLELSQTLSQLSDRILLASRTQKTT